One stretch of Pigmentiphaga aceris DNA includes these proteins:
- a CDS encoding DMT family transporter: MCALVAFACYDAFAKEMVALYPPPMVNLARYIAVGIIALVWLLRAGELRIWRAQHKGLLLLRSLSLAVVATCFMAALVTMPLAEATAIYFTAPLLMVALSPWMLGERVGRVQWAAVIVGFAGMLLIVRPGHDLPFIGTLLMAISAICYALFQMLTRRLAGVVHSSILYAWMALVCLIVTLVVLVVGGAPVWPSWQGWAILLAGGFCSGAAQLLLLAAFRRVAASTLAPLNYVQLLLAVLISTFWFQRPPDGLALGGIALITAAGIYLAWPRRVARVA, from the coding sequence ATGTGTGCGCTGGTGGCCTTTGCCTGCTATGACGCGTTCGCCAAGGAAATGGTGGCCTTGTATCCGCCGCCAATGGTCAACCTGGCGCGTTACATCGCCGTGGGCATCATTGCGCTGGTGTGGTTGCTGCGGGCCGGTGAACTGCGCATCTGGCGTGCGCAGCACAAAGGCTTGCTGCTGTTGCGCAGCCTGTCGCTGGCGGTGGTGGCGACCTGCTTCATGGCGGCGCTGGTGACCATGCCGCTTGCCGAAGCCACTGCCATCTATTTCACGGCCCCATTGCTGATGGTGGCCTTGTCGCCGTGGATGCTGGGCGAGCGGGTGGGGCGGGTGCAGTGGGCAGCGGTGATCGTTGGTTTTGCCGGCATGTTGCTGATCGTGCGACCCGGCCACGACCTGCCTTTCATCGGCACCTTGCTGATGGCGATTTCGGCAATTTGTTATGCGCTGTTCCAGATGCTGACCCGGCGTCTGGCGGGCGTGGTGCATTCGTCGATCCTGTATGCGTGGATGGCACTGGTATGCCTGATCGTCACGCTGGTCGTGCTGGTGGTGGGCGGTGCGCCGGTATGGCCAAGCTGGCAGGGCTGGGCAATTCTGCTGGCGGGCGGCTTTTGCAGTGGTGCGGCGCAGTTGTTGCTGCTTGCAGCCTTCAGGCGTGTTGCCGCGTCCACGCTTGCGCCCTTGAATTATGTGCAGTTGCTGTTGGCGGTGTTGATCAGCACCTTCTGGTTTCAGCGTCCGCCCGATGGGCTGGCGCTGGGCGGAATTGCATTGATCACGGCGGCTGGTATCTATCTGGCCTGGCCGCGACGTGTGGCGCGGGTCGCTTGA
- a CDS encoding GntR family transcriptional regulator, with translation MADPTSPAFLASDTKRNPPFSSIELPDLVAVVEAQLMQAIVSGHIAPGERIVEAELARRMGVSRAPVREAARRLESQGLLVSRPRHGFTVRTMSVKEIDDLYEVRLGQEVMAASLACRHASDAQLARLLGMVDEMSSMVDRMQQSERTALDLAFHSYICEISGNAYLHRLFGNIQAEVRMILALTDGSFGAPKFIAESHRPIADAIARRDAVAAESALRVHLKDGNDHVRALFLASGKSSDT, from the coding sequence ATGGCCGATCCGACTTCCCCGGCTTTTTTGGCCAGCGACACCAAGCGCAATCCACCGTTTTCTTCCATCGAACTGCCCGACCTGGTGGCGGTGGTCGAAGCCCAGCTGATGCAGGCCATCGTGTCGGGACACATTGCCCCCGGCGAACGCATCGTCGAAGCTGAACTCGCGCGTCGCATGGGTGTCAGTCGCGCCCCCGTGCGCGAGGCTGCACGCCGTCTGGAAAGCCAGGGTTTGCTGGTGTCGCGGCCGCGTCATGGGTTCACGGTGCGCACCATGTCAGTCAAGGAAATCGATGATTTGTACGAAGTCCGGCTGGGCCAGGAAGTGATGGCAGCCTCGCTGGCTTGCCGACACGCCAGCGATGCGCAGTTGGCCCGTCTGCTGGGCATGGTCGACGAGATGTCCAGCATGGTTGACCGCATGCAGCAGTCGGAACGCACGGCGCTGGATCTTGCCTTCCATTCCTACATCTGCGAGATATCGGGCAATGCCTATCTGCATCGCCTGTTCGGCAATATTCAAGCGGAAGTGCGCATGATTCTGGCGCTGACTGATGGCAGTTTTGGTGCACCAAAGTTCATTGCCGAATCGCACCGCCCGATTGCCGACGCGATTGCCCGACGGGATGCTGTCGCCGCAGAAAGCGCCTTGCGCGTGCACCTGAAAGACGGCAACGATCACGTGCGTGCCTTGTTCCTTGCTTCAGGAAAAAGCAGCGATACCTGA
- a CDS encoding histone deacetylase family protein, with protein sequence MKVIYTDQHQGHDPQQFIVRGKLKRSNEQPERGFRLLAAAQAAGHDVLAPVDYGPGPRAAIHTPQYLRFLETVWARWQELDDASDEVMPNVHPFPGQPYTYPDSVVGQAGYHMGDNACAIGRHTWHAATWSAHTATHAAQLVADGEQVVYALCRPPGHHAYADRANGFTYLNNAAIAAEHLRARHARVAILDVDVHHGNGTQGIFWRRKDVLTISMHGDPHFCTPFFTGHAHEAGEGDGLGYNINLPLPRGTDTANFLIALRRACDAIRAFAPGALVVALGLDAHERDPYKAFAVTTEGFAQITAEIARLGLPTVLVQEGGYLSDDLGPNLASALRGFDATV encoded by the coding sequence ATGAAAGTCATCTACACCGACCAGCACCAGGGCCACGATCCGCAGCAGTTCATCGTGCGTGGAAAACTCAAACGCAGCAACGAACAGCCAGAGCGCGGTTTCCGTTTGCTGGCGGCGGCGCAAGCCGCTGGCCACGACGTGCTGGCACCCGTGGACTACGGCCCGGGCCCGCGCGCTGCGATTCACACGCCGCAATACCTGCGTTTTCTGGAAACAGTCTGGGCACGCTGGCAGGAACTGGACGATGCCTCTGACGAGGTGATGCCCAATGTGCATCCCTTCCCCGGTCAACCCTATACCTACCCGGACAGCGTGGTGGGTCAGGCGGGGTATCACATGGGTGACAACGCTTGCGCCATTGGCCGCCACACCTGGCATGCGGCGACCTGGTCGGCGCACACAGCCACCCATGCTGCGCAACTGGTGGCCGATGGCGAACAGGTGGTCTACGCCTTGTGCCGTCCGCCCGGCCACCATGCCTACGCCGATCGCGCCAACGGTTTCACCTACCTGAACAATGCGGCGATTGCTGCTGAACACCTGCGCGCCCGCCATGCGCGCGTGGCAATTCTGGATGTCGATGTGCACCACGGCAACGGCACCCAAGGCATCTTCTGGCGACGCAAGGATGTGCTGACCATTTCGATGCATGGCGACCCGCATTTCTGCACGCCGTTTTTCACTGGCCATGCACATGAGGCAGGCGAGGGCGATGGCCTGGGCTACAACATCAACCTGCCGTTGCCGCGCGGCACCGATACGGCGAATTTCCTGATCGCGCTGCGTCGCGCCTGCGATGCCATCCGCGCTTTTGCACCCGGGGCCTTGGTGGTGGCGTTGGGTCTGGATGCGCACGAGCGCGATCCTTACAAAGCTTTTGCGGTCACCACCGAAGGCTTTGCGCAGATCACTGCCGAAATTGCCCGGCTTGGCTTGCCAACAGTGCTGGTGCAAGAAGGAGGGTATTTGTCGGATGATCTGGGGCCGAACCTGGCCAGCGCCTTGCGCGGCTTCGACGCGACGGTATGA
- a CDS encoding phosphotransferase, whose product MTRPDTATNTTNPDTEFPEAAVLSAAAAPVPAAWAAAVASERYGLTGTLSPLTGERDANFLLRVDDPAGERRFMLKISHPVETPLVADFQTQALLHLAQTDPDLPVQRLVPTLYGAPSFTDRAPDGSIRVVRLFTYLAGMPMPQAPRSEAQSKAVARALARLDIALSGMQHPAGSLELPWDIQRADRARGLLVHVADPAQRAVAERAFDDFTKRVKPALAELRRQPIHNDFNIYNLLVDPNAPDQVSGILDFGDMVEAPLINDVAVAASYQLDEKGDVLASLSSFVSAYDRLNRLNTDELNVLFDLIRARLAMVVAISGWRAARHPENADYLMRNNAVSWARLKACDAIPLPVAQLALYRACNFSYELNGPR is encoded by the coding sequence ATGACCCGCCCTGACACTGCTACCAACACGACCAACCCCGATACCGAATTCCCCGAAGCCGCCGTGCTCAGCGCGGCCGCCGCCCCGGTACCTGCCGCCTGGGCAGCGGCCGTGGCATCGGAACGATACGGACTGACCGGCACCCTCAGCCCGCTGACCGGTGAGCGCGACGCGAACTTTCTGCTGCGTGTAGACGACCCGGCAGGCGAACGCCGCTTCATGCTGAAAATTTCGCACCCAGTCGAAACCCCGCTGGTGGCCGACTTCCAGACGCAGGCCTTGTTGCACCTGGCGCAGACCGATCCCGACTTGCCGGTACAACGATTGGTGCCCACCTTGTATGGTGCACCGTCTTTCACCGATCGTGCTCCCGATGGCAGCATTCGTGTGGTGCGATTGTTCACCTACCTGGCAGGCATGCCCATGCCACAGGCACCGCGATCGGAAGCACAGAGCAAAGCCGTAGCACGCGCGCTGGCACGGCTGGACATCGCCTTGTCAGGCATGCAGCACCCTGCCGGTTCGCTGGAATTGCCTTGGGATATTCAACGCGCCGACCGCGCACGCGGGCTGCTGGTGCATGTGGCTGACCCGGCACAGCGCGCAGTGGCCGAGCGGGCCTTCGATGACTTCACCAAGCGCGTCAAACCCGCCTTGGCAGAACTGCGACGCCAGCCCATCCACAACGACTTCAACATCTACAACCTGTTGGTCGACCCGAACGCGCCCGACCAGGTCAGCGGCATTCTGGACTTCGGTGACATGGTGGAAGCGCCGCTGATCAACGATGTGGCGGTGGCGGCGTCTTACCAGCTCGATGAAAAGGGCGATGTGCTGGCCAGCCTTTCAAGCTTCGTCAGTGCCTACGACCGGCTGAACCGGCTCAACACCGACGAGCTGAACGTGCTGTTCGACCTGATCCGCGCGCGTCTGGCCATGGTGGTGGCCATCAGCGGCTGGCGGGCGGCGCGGCACCCTGAAAATGCCGACTACCTGATGCGCAACAATGCGGTGTCGTGGGCACGCTTGAAGGCCTGCGATGCGATCCCGTTGCCGGTCGCACAACTGGCCCTCTACCGCGCCTGCAACTTCAGTTACGAGCTCAACGGGCCGCGTTGA
- the pyrF gene encoding orotidine-5'-phosphate decarboxylase: MSFTQQLSQSWTTTGSLLTVGLDPDPTRFPAELAGRADRIFDFCRGIVDATAPYASSFKPQIAYFAAARAEDQLEALCNYISENHPGHPIILDAKRGDIGSTAEQYAREAFERYEADAVTVNPYMGFDSVQPYLAWRGKGVILLCRTSNPGGSDLQFLKSDGVPLYLHVAGLAADKWNADGQCALVVGATFPAELAAVRERVGDSMPLLIPGIGAQGGDIPATVAAGRNASGTGMMISSSRAILYASGGEDWKVAAAEAARATRDAINAAR, from the coding sequence ATGAGTTTTACGCAACAACTGTCCCAATCGTGGACCACCACTGGATCGCTGCTGACCGTCGGCCTCGATCCCGATCCCACCCGCTTTCCGGCTGAGCTGGCCGGGCGCGCCGACCGTATTTTCGACTTCTGCCGTGGCATCGTCGACGCCACCGCGCCTTACGCATCGAGCTTCAAGCCGCAGATTGCGTACTTCGCCGCTGCGCGCGCCGAAGACCAGCTGGAAGCGCTGTGCAACTACATCAGCGAAAACCACCCCGGCCATCCGATCATTCTGGATGCCAAACGCGGTGACATCGGCTCGACCGCTGAACAATACGCACGTGAAGCCTTCGAGCGTTACGAAGCCGACGCTGTCACCGTCAACCCGTACATGGGCTTCGATTCGGTGCAGCCGTATCTGGCCTGGCGTGGCAAGGGTGTGATTTTGCTGTGCCGCACGTCAAACCCCGGTGGCTCGGACCTGCAATTTCTGAAGTCCGACGGCGTGCCGCTGTATCTGCATGTGGCTGGCCTGGCTGCCGACAAATGGAACGCAGATGGTCAGTGCGCATTGGTGGTGGGTGCTACCTTCCCAGCCGAACTGGCGGCCGTACGCGAACGTGTCGGTGATTCGATGCCGCTGCTGATCCCCGGCATTGGTGCCCAGGGTGGCGACATTCCGGCAACGGTTGCCGCTGGCCGCAATGCGTCGGGCACTGGCATGATGATCAGCTCGTCGCGCGCCATTCTGTATGCGTCGGGCGGCGAGGATTGGAAGGTGGCAGCGGCCGAAGCAGCCCGCGCCACCCGCGACGCGATCAACGCGGCCCGTTGA
- a CDS encoding MFS transporter, translating to MSASSVSAASAAPADLPTAPVPVRTIALLSCAAFASAASMRVSDAMLPRLASEFSQGISAVSAVVSLFAIAYGFMQFAYGPLGDRLGKLRVIAVATMAGLIGNLICALAPVFPLLLAGRVLSGATAAAVIPLSMAWIGDQVHYSQRQTVLARFLTGQMMGFIAGQFAGGWFSDTLGWRGAFFTLAAIFLTVGVVLWQRARNEPRPAANPNGERRRPFSGVANVVGRPWARVVLATVLIEGFVFFGAYAFVPLYLHERFTLSLTNAGLIAATLGLGGLAFSFSVRFLVQRLGETGLALGGGSLLAAGLALIALAPSAPWVVPGCLACGLGFYMLHNTLQLNATQMAPEHRGTAVSLFASMLFLGQAGGVTVAGLLVPLMGVRSLLGCGVLAVFLVGLVFFLRLRNKQKVAA from the coding sequence GTGTCCGCTTCTTCTGTATCTGCGGCCTCGGCCGCCCCGGCCGACCTTCCCACTGCGCCCGTTCCTGTCCGCACCATTGCGCTGTTGTCCTGCGCGGCGTTTGCCAGTGCCGCGTCGATGCGGGTCAGCGACGCCATGCTGCCGCGTCTGGCCAGTGAGTTCAGCCAAGGCATCTCGGCGGTGTCTGCGGTGGTGTCCTTGTTTGCGATCGCCTACGGCTTCATGCAGTTCGCCTACGGCCCCCTGGGCGACCGGCTGGGCAAGCTGCGTGTCATCGCAGTGGCGACCATGGCGGGCTTGATCGGCAATCTGATCTGCGCGTTGGCACCGGTCTTCCCGTTGCTGCTGGCCGGGCGCGTGCTGTCCGGGGCAACCGCAGCTGCCGTCATTCCGCTGTCCATGGCCTGGATTGGCGACCAGGTGCATTACTCGCAACGCCAGACCGTACTGGCGCGTTTCCTGACCGGCCAGATGATGGGTTTCATCGCCGGTCAGTTCGCCGGGGGCTGGTTCAGCGACACGCTGGGTTGGCGCGGCGCGTTCTTCACCTTGGCGGCCATTTTCCTGACCGTGGGGGTGGTGCTGTGGCAGCGTGCGCGCAACGAACCTCGCCCTGCTGCCAACCCGAATGGCGAACGCCGACGGCCGTTCAGCGGCGTGGCCAACGTCGTTGGTCGGCCCTGGGCGCGGGTGGTGTTGGCCACGGTATTGATCGAAGGTTTTGTGTTCTTTGGTGCTTACGCGTTTGTGCCGTTGTATCTGCACGAGCGTTTCACCCTGAGCCTGACAAATGCCGGCCTGATCGCCGCCACGCTGGGCCTGGGCGGTCTGGCTTTCTCGTTTTCCGTGCGTTTTCTGGTGCAACGTCTGGGTGAAACCGGGCTGGCGCTGGGCGGCGGTTCCTTGCTGGCAGCGGGCCTGGCGCTGATCGCCCTCGCACCTTCCGCCCCCTGGGTGGTTCCCGGCTGCCTGGCCTGCGGTCTTGGCTTCTACATGCTGCACAACACCCTGCAGCTCAATGCCACGCAGATGGCACCCGAACATCGCGGCACCGCCGTCAGCTTGTTTGCCAGCATGTTGTTCCTGGGGCAAGCCGGTGGCGTCACGGTGGCAGGTCTGCTGGTGCCGCTGATGGGCGTGCGAAGTCTGCTTGGCTGCGGTGTGCTGGCCGTGTTCCTGGTGGGTTTGGTGTTTTTCCTGCGCCTGCGCAACAAACAGAAGGTGGCTGCATGA
- a CDS encoding DUF1007 family protein, whose translation MTLAWGIQRLLRAVGKKTGWMINLVVGLLLAGTTGLAHAHPHAFIDVQSTLRFSSAGMVMAIEEEWFFDELYTGFVIEDLANGKKVTPQVVNGFGARVIENLQPFDYFTTLTAGGKKVKLGTVTEYRSEMVGKRLRLHFTIPLPNPVDPVAAPTTLSVYDPTYFIEMRYTDAKSIRLRDAPAVCQAKLERAKPSESTIAQAFALDRNATPDETLGRLFADKVALACK comes from the coding sequence ATGACATTGGCATGGGGCATTCAGCGCTTGCTGCGCGCAGTGGGCAAGAAAACCGGTTGGATGATCAATCTGGTCGTCGGTCTGCTGCTGGCGGGTACGACTGGTCTGGCGCACGCACATCCTCACGCCTTCATCGACGTGCAAAGCACGCTGCGCTTTTCCAGCGCCGGCATGGTGATGGCAATCGAGGAAGAATGGTTTTTCGACGAGCTGTACACCGGTTTTGTGATCGAGGACCTGGCTAACGGCAAGAAGGTCACGCCGCAGGTGGTCAATGGTTTCGGTGCCCGGGTGATTGAGAACCTGCAACCCTTCGACTACTTCACCACGCTGACGGCCGGGGGCAAGAAAGTGAAGCTGGGTACGGTCACGGAATACCGAAGCGAGATGGTCGGCAAACGGCTTCGCCTGCATTTCACGATTCCGCTGCCGAACCCCGTTGACCCAGTGGCGGCACCCACCACGCTGTCGGTCTACGACCCCACGTATTTCATCGAGATGCGCTACACCGACGCTAAGTCCATCCGACTGCGGGACGCGCCTGCGGTCTGCCAGGCGAAGCTGGAACGCGCGAAGCCTTCGGAGTCCACCATCGCCCAGGCGTTTGCGCTGGATCGCAACGCCACGCCTGACGAAACCCTGGGCCGCCTGTTCGCCGACAAGGTGGCGCTGGCTTGCAAATGA
- a CDS encoding nickel/cobalt transporter, with protein MNRVSEAGPRRRGPGALLLVLGVVLAGGVMLWWLSSQWDAMTWWIQSQQRDLHRQLAEALREVRNQGAPAAWALLSLSFVYGVFHAAGPGHGKAVIATYLGTQESRLKRGIVMSVLASLLQAVVAVTVVETALGLLDLGLRRTQAAGQQVETFSFAVVALLGAIFVLRALRRLWRRVQAARQQSASGAAPATGLFSSKLAAAAARDAKGDSDASGEGDASATLGSRWQQFCADCGRMHGPSRHQLEAPMSWRALAGIVVSIGIRPCTGAILVLLVAHTMDLRAVGIAAVVAMSIGTALTTSVLAVISVLARHVALRLLSTSSRTPATIGIIVEIASLCGGLFICALGLSLLHTALLLPAHPLF; from the coding sequence ATGAATCGAGTATCGGAAGCGGGGCCGCGTCGTCGCGGCCCGGGGGCGCTGCTGCTGGTGCTGGGTGTGGTGCTGGCGGGCGGGGTAATGCTGTGGTGGCTGTCGTCGCAGTGGGATGCCATGACCTGGTGGATTCAAAGCCAGCAGCGTGACCTGCATCGGCAACTGGCCGAGGCCCTGCGTGAAGTGCGCAACCAGGGTGCCCCTGCTGCCTGGGCCTTGCTGAGCCTGAGCTTTGTCTACGGCGTATTCCATGCAGCCGGCCCGGGCCACGGCAAGGCGGTCATTGCCACCTATCTGGGCACGCAGGAAAGCCGCCTGAAGCGCGGCATTGTGATGTCAGTGCTGGCCTCGCTGTTGCAGGCCGTGGTGGCAGTGACGGTGGTTGAAACGGCGCTTGGCCTGCTCGACCTGGGCCTGCGACGCACGCAGGCGGCGGGCCAGCAGGTCGAAACTTTCAGTTTTGCGGTGGTCGCATTGCTGGGGGCGATTTTTGTGCTGCGTGCCTTGCGTCGTCTGTGGCGACGTGTGCAGGCAGCACGTCAGCAGTCGGCGTCTGGCGCGGCACCCGCTACCGGCTTGTTCAGCAGCAAGCTGGCAGCCGCCGCAGCACGCGACGCGAAGGGTGACAGCGATGCAAGCGGGGAAGGCGATGCATCCGCAACCCTGGGCAGTCGCTGGCAGCAGTTCTGCGCCGACTGCGGGCGCATGCACGGTCCCAGCCGTCATCAGCTGGAAGCCCCGATGTCGTGGCGCGCGCTTGCAGGGATCGTGGTGTCCATCGGCATTCGCCCCTGTACCGGTGCCATTCTGGTGTTGCTGGTAGCCCACACGATGGATCTTCGCGCCGTTGGCATCGCCGCCGTGGTCGCCATGTCGATCGGCACCGCGCTGACAACCTCGGTACTTGCGGTGATCAGTGTGCTGGCCCGGCATGTGGCGTTGCGCCTGTTGAGCACCTCGTCACGCACGCCTGCAACAATTGGCATCATTGTCGAGATCGCTTCCCTGTGTGGCGGGCTGTTTATCTGCGCTCTGGGCCTCTCGCTGTTGCATACTGCGCTGCTGCTGCCCGCTCATCCGCTGTTTTGA
- a CDS encoding STAS domain-containing protein, producing the protein MSNPHAALAAIIEHHQATILNSWLQQQLAVTSLRRDPTRDSILRDQSAQFLGLFIQALKSPHGGNFADSVWDEIRELLKAVSRSRVQQGFTPSETATFVFSLKELLFTLVLSNLDGDSDQRIPLLMQVSSLLDQLGLYTTEVYQQSREQIIGNQQQELLELSTPVVSLYDGILALPLIGTLDSERTQIVMENLLQGIVNTEASIAIIDITGVPTVDTLVAQHLLKTVAAARLMGAECIISGIRPQIAQTIVHLGVDLGGVATKATLADAFKLALKRRNLGIYALTK; encoded by the coding sequence TTGAGCAATCCCCATGCGGCCCTGGCTGCCATCATCGAGCACCACCAGGCAACCATCCTCAACAGCTGGCTGCAACAACAACTTGCCGTCACCTCGTTGCGTCGGGACCCGACTCGCGACAGCATTTTGCGCGACCAGTCGGCTCAATTCCTTGGCCTGTTCATCCAGGCCCTGAAAAGCCCGCACGGCGGCAACTTCGCCGACTCGGTCTGGGACGAAATCCGTGAACTGTTGAAGGCTGTGTCGCGTTCGCGCGTGCAACAGGGCTTCACGCCCAGCGAGACTGCAACCTTTGTGTTCTCGTTGAAAGAACTGCTGTTCACCTTGGTGCTGTCAAACCTGGATGGCGACTCGGACCAGCGCATTCCGCTGCTGATGCAAGTATCCAGCCTGCTGGATCAGTTGGGTCTGTACACCACCGAGGTCTATCAGCAAAGCCGCGAGCAGATCATTGGCAACCAGCAACAGGAATTGCTGGAACTGTCGACACCGGTGGTCAGCCTGTACGACGGCATTCTGGCCTTGCCCCTGATCGGCACGCTGGACAGCGAACGCACGCAGATCGTGATGGAAAACCTGCTGCAAGGCATCGTCAATACCGAAGCATCGATTGCCATCATCGACATCACCGGTGTGCCCACGGTCGATACGCTGGTGGCGCAACACTTGCTGAAGACGGTTGCTGCGGCTCGTTTGATGGGCGCAGAGTGCATCATCAGCGGTATTCGTCCGCAGATCGCGCAGACGATCGTGCATCTGGGTGTGGATCTTGGCGGTGTCGCAACCAAGGCAACGCTGGCAGACGCGTTCAAGCTTGCGCTCAAGCGCCGCAACCTCGGCATCTATGCCCTCACCAAGTAA
- a CDS encoding STAS domain-containing protein, with protein MERIPILKLGNSLLVTVQVELHDQLALTLQDDLTQAIAKHGARGVLIDISSLDVVDSFIGRTLAHIASMARVLDAATVLVGMQPAVAITLVELGLTLPGIRTALNVDRGVALLQTLMDESGTDD; from the coding sequence GTGGAACGTATACCGATTCTGAAGCTGGGCAATTCGCTGTTGGTGACCGTGCAGGTCGAACTGCATGACCAGCTCGCGCTTACCCTGCAAGACGACTTGACGCAGGCTATTGCCAAGCACGGGGCGCGCGGGGTGTTGATCGACATCTCCTCGCTTGACGTGGTGGACTCCTTCATCGGCCGCACCCTGGCGCACATCGCGTCCATGGCGCGCGTGCTTGATGCGGCCACCGTGCTGGTCGGCATGCAGCCGGCCGTGGCGATCACCCTGGTTGAGCTGGGCTTGACGCTGCCCGGCATACGCACTGCCTTGAACGTGGACAGGGGCGTGGCATTGCTGCAGACGCTGATGGACGAGTCCGGCACCGATGACTGA
- a CDS encoding ATP-binding protein, giving the protein MTEVVPLRAPEDLVLARKRVREWTTRLAFSTIDQTKVVTAASELARNTLIYGLGGDMHLEELDAQGRKGLRLTFIDQGPGIPDIELALTDGYTTGGGMGLGLSGARRLCNEFELDSRVGEGTRITVTQWKRASSRM; this is encoded by the coding sequence ATGACTGAAGTCGTGCCCTTGCGTGCGCCAGAAGATTTGGTATTGGCGCGCAAGCGCGTGCGCGAGTGGACCACTCGCCTTGCTTTCAGCACTATCGATCAGACTAAGGTTGTGACCGCTGCCAGCGAACTGGCGCGCAACACCCTGATCTATGGCCTGGGTGGCGACATGCATCTGGAAGAACTGGATGCCCAGGGTCGCAAGGGCCTGCGCCTGACCTTCATCGATCAGGGGCCAGGTATTCCAGACATTGAATTGGCGCTCACCGATGGCTACACCACAGGCGGTGGCATGGGCCTTGGCCTGAGCGGTGCGCGACGCCTGTGCAATGAGTTCGAGCTTGATTCCCGCGTGGGCGAAGGCACACGCATTACGGTTACCCAATGGAAACGAGCTTCGTCACGAATGTAG
- a CDS encoding ATP-binding SpoIIE family protein phosphatase: METSFVTNVGQRYAVADATQVGAVRREAQTLAQDAGFSEVTTGELAIIVNELASNLIKHGGGGELLLSRVLDDARVGIEVVAVDKGVGITDLARCMTDGYSTAGSLGVGMGAISRLAADFDIYSRPGAGTAVLARVWATRPKAALYAPAPPAPTRSVRAGAIALPKLGQDVSGDGWALREINGTTVVLLVDGLGYGPQAALTTATAMRFFERCTQVAPVDILNGLHVALKPTRGAVAAVAVLHPETNTLRYAGVGNIAGVMVGGDGARRHLMSYDGTLGYQLRTVRETVYDWTPGSWFAMHSDGLSPRLDPMAYPGLSQCDAVVAASVLYRDFHRTHDDATILVVNHS, encoded by the coding sequence ATGGAAACGAGCTTCGTCACGAATGTAGGACAGCGGTACGCCGTTGCAGATGCCACGCAGGTAGGTGCGGTGCGTCGCGAGGCGCAGACACTTGCCCAGGACGCCGGGTTTTCCGAGGTAACTACCGGTGAGTTGGCAATCATCGTCAACGAACTTGCCAGCAACCTGATCAAGCACGGCGGCGGTGGCGAATTGCTGCTGTCACGCGTGTTGGACGATGCCCGTGTGGGCATCGAGGTGGTGGCAGTAGACAAAGGGGTCGGCATCACAGACCTGGCCCGTTGCATGACCGATGGCTATTCCACCGCAGGCAGTCTGGGCGTTGGCATGGGTGCCATCTCGCGGCTGGCGGCGGACTTCGATATCTATTCGCGCCCGGGTGCCGGAACGGCCGTGTTGGCGCGCGTCTGGGCGACGCGTCCCAAAGCGGCGCTGTATGCGCCTGCGCCGCCTGCCCCGACTCGCTCGGTACGTGCCGGTGCCATTGCGCTTCCCAAGCTGGGCCAGGATGTCAGCGGTGATGGATGGGCGCTGCGCGAGATCAATGGCACCACGGTGGTACTGCTGGTCGATGGCCTGGGTTATGGGCCGCAAGCCGCACTGACCACGGCAACGGCCATGCGCTTTTTCGAGCGTTGTACCCAGGTGGCACCGGTCGATATCCTGAACGGTCTGCACGTGGCGCTCAAACCCACCCGGGGCGCGGTGGCGGCAGTGGCCGTGCTGCACCCAGAAACCAATACCTTGCGTTACGCCGGCGTCGGCAACATTGCGGGGGTGATGGTGGGCGGTGACGGTGCGCGTCGCCACCTGATGTCTTATGACGGTACGCTGGGTTACCAGCTTCGTACCGTGCGTGAAACGGTGTACGACTGGACGCCTGGCAGCTGGTTTGCCATGCACTCCGACGGCCTGAGCCCGCGTCTTGATCCCATGGCGTATCCGGGACTGTCGCAGTGCGATGCGGTCGTTGCCGCCAGCGTGTTGTATCGCGATTTTCACAGGACGCATGACGACGCCACCATCCTGGTCGTCAATCACTCATGA